The following are encoded in a window of Hymenobacter volaticus genomic DNA:
- a CDS encoding hexameric tyrosine-coordinated heme protein, with amino-acid sequence MSDLQLVPGNSLRTATPEEGRQLAVKMARLVIKLTQPDDEKRRQQRAIYAENPMMLIAIGQTVAAEFATIAAANNYWRDRPDAN; translated from the coding sequence ATGTCTGACTTGCAACTCGTACCCGGCAACAGTTTGCGCACGGCCACCCCGGAAGAGGGTCGCCAGCTCGCCGTCAAGATGGCCCGCTTAGTCATCAAGCTCACTCAGCCCGACGACGAAAAGCGCCGCCAACAGCGCGCCATCTACGCGGAGAACCCGATGATGCTGATTGCCATCGGCCAGACGGTAGCCGCGGAATTTGCCACCATTGCCGCCGCCAACAACTACTGGCGCGACCGGCCCGACGCAAACTAA
- a CDS encoding DUF2024 family protein, with the protein MEVAVYDTYVPKKDGSIMHFDILVPDETASKEQVYQFGRHYLASKGQQGQPLTAKECHFCHIEEPTQEIWDVISAQGYYIIEMQGCQ; encoded by the coding sequence ATGGAAGTCGCCGTTTATGACACCTACGTTCCCAAAAAAGACGGATCAATAATGCATTTCGACATTCTGGTGCCCGACGAAACCGCCAGCAAAGAACAGGTCTACCAGTTTGGGCGCCACTACTTGGCCAGCAAAGGCCAGCAGGGCCAGCCCCTAACGGCCAAAGAATGTCATTTCTGCCACATCGAGGAGCCAACCCAAGAAATCTGGGACGTCATCAGCGCCCAAGGATATTACATCATCGAGATGCAGGGGTGCCAGTAG
- a CDS encoding protoglobin domain-containing protein: protein METTNIPGYAYGQVNRSPVTLAELELLKQTVLFSAADVAALAQAGQVLAPQTDAILDVWYGFVGAHPYLLRYFSLHGQPDGAYLARVRARFGQWIIDLCTKPYDQAWLDYQHEIGLRHTTAKKNLTDGAQAEPLIHLRYLTTFIVPLTATIKPFLQNGGSSTDEVEAMHAAWFKAVTLTATLWSYPYVKEGQF from the coding sequence ATGGAAACTACCAACATCCCCGGCTACGCCTACGGGCAAGTCAACCGCTCGCCAGTTACGCTTGCGGAATTGGAATTGCTCAAGCAAACGGTGCTCTTCTCGGCTGCCGACGTCGCGGCCCTGGCGCAAGCCGGCCAGGTGCTGGCCCCGCAGACCGATGCCATCCTCGACGTGTGGTACGGCTTCGTGGGCGCCCACCCGTACCTGTTGCGCTACTTCTCGCTGCACGGGCAACCCGACGGCGCCTATTTAGCCCGCGTCCGGGCCCGGTTCGGGCAGTGGATCATCGATTTGTGCACCAAGCCCTACGACCAGGCCTGGCTGGACTACCAGCACGAAATCGGGTTGCGCCACACTACGGCCAAAAAGAACCTCACCGACGGGGCGCAGGCCGAGCCGCTTATTCACTTGCGCTACCTGACAACCTTTATTGTGCCGCTGACGGCCACCATCAAGCCGTTCCTGCAAAACGGCGGGAGTTCAACGGACGAGGTAGAAGCCATGCACGCGGCGTGGTTCAAGGCCGTCACGCTCACGGCCACGCTCTGGTCGTACCCCTACGTCAAAGAGGGGCAGTTCTAA
- a CDS encoding MarR family winged helix-turn-helix transcriptional regulator, which produces MTADSPASPFDPHQQNNPPDLDHKIVAALERLTGVFRHLLWEEATQRGLSPLQLQVLVFLRFHPAGQCTASYLAREYHVSRATISDAVKALTQKTLVSRHPDPADQRSHFLALTPAGAQLAEQTSRFAEPLIRPVASLPARQKLSLYLNLFTLLHQLQQAGTIPVQRMCFTCRHYGRQPGQHYCHLLDIPLESFRLRLDCPEHEAISW; this is translated from the coding sequence GTGACTGCTGATTCCCCCGCCAGCCCGTTCGACCCTCATCAGCAAAACAATCCGCCCGACCTGGACCACAAAATTGTGGCGGCGCTCGAACGGCTGACCGGTGTGTTTCGGCACTTGCTGTGGGAAGAAGCCACCCAAAGAGGCTTGAGTCCGCTGCAGTTGCAAGTGTTGGTGTTTTTACGCTTCCACCCCGCCGGCCAGTGCACAGCGAGTTACCTGGCCCGCGAGTACCACGTAAGCCGCGCCACCATCAGCGACGCGGTTAAAGCTTTGACGCAGAAAACGTTGGTTAGCCGGCACCCGGATCCGGCTGACCAACGAAGTCATTTCCTGGCGCTTACTCCTGCCGGCGCACAATTGGCCGAACAAACCAGCCGCTTCGCCGAACCTCTCATCCGACCCGTTGCCAGCTTGCCGGCCCGGCAGAAGCTAAGCTTGTATCTGAACTTGTTTACGCTGCTGCACCAGTTGCAGCAAGCCGGCACTATTCCGGTGCAGCGCATGTGCTTTACTTGCCGCCACTACGGCCGGCAGCCCGGCCAGCACTACTGCCACTTGCTCGACATTCCGCTCGAAAGCTTTCGGCTGCGCCTGGATTGTCCGGAGCACGAAGCTATTTCCTGGTAG